GCATCGTCATCGCGGGCGCCGGAGCCATCGGCGTCGAGTTCGCCTACGTCCTGCACAACTACGGCGTGAAGGTCACGATCGTCGAGTTCCTCGACCGGATGGTCCCGAACGAGGACGCCGACGTCTCCAAGGAGCTCGCCAAGCGCTACCGCAAGCTCGGCATCGACGTCCTGACCTCCACCCGCGTCGACTCCATCGACGACTCGGGCGACAAGGTGAAGGTCTCGGTCACCGGCAAGGCCGGCGACCAGCAGGTCATCGAGGCCGACAAGGTGCTGCAGGCCATCGGCTTCCAGCCGAACGTCGAGGGCTACGGGCTCGACAAGACCGGCGTGCGGCTGACCGAGCGCGGCGCGATCGACGTCGACGGCCGCTGCCGCACGTCCGTCCCGCACATCTACGCCATCGGCGACGTCACCGCGAAGCTGATGCTCGCGCACGCCGCCGAGGCCATGGGCATCGTCGCCGCCGAGACCATCGCCGACGCCGAGACCATGGAACTCGAGTACGTGATGATCCCGCGCGCCACCTACTGCCAGCCGCAGATCGCCTCGTTCGGCTGGACGGAGGCGCAGGCGAAGGAGCAGGGCTTCGACGTCAAGGTCGCCAAGTTCCCCTACAGCGCCAACGGCAAGGCGCTCGGCATGGGCGAGGGCGACGGCTTCGTCAAGGTCATCAGCGACGCCAAGTACGGCGAGATCCTCGGCGCCCACCTGATCGGCCCCGAGGTCACCG
The nucleotide sequence above comes from Actinomadura algeriensis. Encoded proteins:
- the lpdA gene encoding dihydrolipoyl dehydrogenase; protein product: MSEHFDVVVLGAGPGGYVAAIRSAQLGLKTAIIEEKYWGGVCLNVGCIPSKALLRNAELAHIFTQEQKTYGINVEGQVSFDYGVAFERSRQVSDKLVKGVQFLMKKNKITSYDGRGTFTDPNTLQVAKADGSSDTVTFDSCIIAAGAHTKLLPGTSLSERVVTYEEQILSSELPESIVIAGAGAIGVEFAYVLHNYGVKVTIVEFLDRMVPNEDADVSKELAKRYRKLGIDVLTSTRVDSIDDSGDKVKVSVTGKAGDQQVIEADKVLQAIGFQPNVEGYGLDKTGVRLTERGAIDVDGRCRTSVPHIYAIGDVTAKLMLAHAAEAMGIVAAETIADAETMELEYVMIPRATYCQPQIASFGWTEAQAKEQGFDVKVAKFPYSANGKALGMGEGDGFVKVISDAKYGEILGAHLIGPEVTELLPQLTLAQQWDLTVHEVARNVHAHPTLGEAVKEAVHGLAGHMINL